One part of the Phragmites australis chromosome 3, lpPhrAust1.1, whole genome shotgun sequence genome encodes these proteins:
- the LOC133912521 gene encoding chromatin-remodeling ATPase INO80-like, which translates to MDPRRAPPRGGGANGGGLSYSTLFSLEPLLNFRVPVPEDVAPYGNSSPNGSASSEGQGSLLDQYNGINDASHGLHLKRKRHLDGASDDDEADAYNNQITEEHYRTMLSEHVQKYRRSKFKEGVFGSDPPCAAIPQRKHKNGGKKTTKHRGDFRDVATLDAVEASHEFNGTECISTYGGFNKLVASLDSTYLDMGDNIRYLVPEGYDKLAPSLNLPVSSDIRVEEHFFKDTLDLRTIAAMLGFDQKFEATNRGGLAEPLPQYESLQERVKIQKFSLKVTEDPFAIPEGTAGRIRRSIISEAGNLQVHYVKVLEKGDTYEIIERSLPKKQITKKEPSVIMKEESEKAYKLWHSLATKSIPKHHRNFNALRKKRQVDAKRFSDSCQREVKLKVSRSLKLMRCAAIRTRKLARDMLIFWKRVDKEQYELRKKEEREAVEALKREEELREAKRQQQRLNFLLSQTELYSHFMRNKAGGSAPPDEVSVSEPDEEEEDPEEAELKREALRAARHAVSQQKRMTNAFDSEIVRLRQTSESGIPTEDSSTMDSSKIDLLHPSTMPEKSSVLTPELFKGVLKEYQLKGLQWLVNCYEQGLNGILADEMGLGKTIQAMAFLAHLAEDKNIWGPFLVVAPASVVNNWAEELIRFCPDLMILPYWGSERLVLRKNINPKRLYRRDASFHILITNYQILVNEEKLLRRVKWQYMVLDEAQAIKSSSSQRWKTLLSFNCRNRLLLTGTPIQNNMAELWALLHFIMPTLFDSHEQFNEWFSKGIEGHAEHGGALNEHQLSRLHAILKPFMLRRVKIDVIAEMTEKKEEIVPCKLSSRQQVFYQAIKNKISLNELLDGRRGNLNEKKLLSLMNIVMQLRKVCNHPELFERNEGSSYFYFADIPNSLLSPPFGELHDVHYAGKRNPITFEIPKLVYEGIICNMEISGNGCGFRSGYLNRLFNIFLPSNIHFSAFPEANSSNESVLSSGAFGFIRLTNLSPVEASFLATCSLFERLAFLALQSNRNYVEEIVDAFLDSEGPDLQFSQNDVMRVRAVARLLLSSTKADPSLLRTKIKTGPSDSPYEALVLSHHDRLVSNIRLLRSAYAFIPPARAPPINVWCADRNFAYKFADEMHDPWAKKLFLGFARTSEFNGPRQPVGIHPLIQELHTDLPIPEPMLQLPYRIFGSSPPMSNFDPAKMLTDSGKLHTLDILLRRLRAEGHRVLLFAQMTKMLDILEDYMNFRKFKYFRLDGSSAISDRRDMVRDFQNRNDIFVFLLSTRAGGLGINLTAADTVIFYEIDWNPTQDQQAMDRTHRLGQTKEVTVYRLICKDTIEEKILQRAKQKNAVQELVMKGKHVQDDHLMKQEDVVSLLLDDTQIAHKLKEISMQAKERLKKRRAKAIKVDKEGDLTLEELDDTTAEAVEQDNTTSKKKKKSHTQPKSHDNDNVDKNAGPPTGGDNPGSGHTENEQITKPRPKRSKRLMKSMSDDKEPAAATVHVKQADEAENDTTHDFDGTEEVQDRTPA; encoded by the exons CCTTTGCTGAACTTCAGGGTTCCTGTACCAGAAGATGTTGCCCCCTATGGGAATAGTAGCCCGAATGGGAGTGCAAGCAGCGAAG GTCAAGGATCCTTGTTGGATCAGTACAACGGTATAAATGATGCTTCCCATGGCCTGCATCTGAAGCGAAAAAGGCATCTCGATGGTGCTAGCGATGATGATGAGGCAGATGCCTATAATAACCAAATAACAGAGGAACACTACCGTACAATGCTGAGTGAACATGTCCAGAAGTACAGGAGATCAAAGTTTAAGGAGGGTGTTTTTGGTTCTGATCCTCCTTGTGCGGCAATCCCTCAAAGAAAACACAAAAATGGTGGTAAAAAAACTACAAAACACAGAGGTGATTTCAGGGATGTTGCAACATTGGATGCAGTAGAAGCCTCACATGAATTTAATGGGACAGAATGTATTAGCACCTATGGTGGTTTTAATAAGCTTGTAGCGTCCCTTGATTCTACCTATTTAGATATGGGGGATAATATACGCTACCTAGTTCCGGAGGGTTATGATAAGTTAGCACCATCCCTTAATCTGCCTGTTTCTTCTGATATACGTGTCGAGGAACACTTCTTTAAGGACACGCTAGACTTGCGGACCATAGCAGCAATGCTTGGTTTTGACCAAAAATTTGAGGCAACCAATCGTGGTGGATTAGCTGAACCTTTGCCACAATATGAATCCCTCCAGGAAAGGGTAAAGATACAGAAATTTTCTCTTAAAGTTACCGAGGATCCCTTTGCAATTCCGGAAGGAACAGCTGGGAGGATACGTAGGTCTATTATATCAGAAGCTGGCAACTTGCAGGTTCATTATGTTAAAGTCTTGGAAAAAGGAGATACATATGAG ATTATCGAACGTAGCTTACCAAAGAAGCAAATAACGAAGAAGGAACCTTCTGTAATCATGAAAGAAGAGTCGGAAAAGGCTTACAAACTATGGCATTCTCTTGCTACTAAAAGCATCCCAAAGCATCACAGGAATTTCAATGCTTTGCGGAAGAAACGACAAGTAGATGCAAAACGTTTCTCTGATAGTTGTCAACGGGAG GTAAAGCTCAAAGTAAGCAGGTCACTGAAACTGATGAGATGTGCTGCAATACGTACAAGGAAGCTGGCTAGGGATATGCTGATATTTTggaaacgagttgacaaagagcAG TATGAAttgaggaaaaaagaagaaagggaagctgttgaagCTTTGAAGCGTGAAGAGGAGCTACGTGAAGCAAAAAGACAGCAACAGAGGCTAAATTTTCTTCTATCACAAACTGAGCTTTATAGTCACTTTATGCGGAACAAGGCTGGTGGCTCAGCACCACCTGACGAGGTGTCTGTCTCTGAGCctgatgaggaagaagaagatccaGAGGAAGCTGAATTAAAGAGAGAGGCTTTGAGAGCTGCTCGGCATGCCGTCTCTCAACAAAAGAGAATGACAAATGCATTTGATAGTGAAATCGTGAGGCTTCGTCAAACTTCTGAGTCTGGTATTCCAACTGAAGATTCATCTACTATGGACTCTAGCAAAATTGATCTATTACACCC ctCAACAATGCCTGAGAAATCATCTGTGCTGACACCGGAGTTGTTTAAGGGCGTATTAAAAGAATATCAGTTAAAGGGCTTGCAGTGGCTGGTTAATTGTTATGAACAG GGTTTGAATGGCATTCTTGCTGATGAGATGGGTCTTGGCAAAACTATCCAGGCTATGGCATTCTTGGCTCATTTGGCTGAG GACAAAAACATATGGGGCCCCTTTCTAGTGGTGGCTCCTGCATCTGTTGTGAATAATTGGGCTGAGGAGTTGATTAGATTCTGCCCTGACCTAATGATACTTCCATACTGGGGCTCAGAGAGGCTGGTTCTTCGGAAGAACATCAACCCCAAGCGTCTTTATCGGAG GGATGCTAGCTTCCACATTCTTATTACAAACTATCAGATACTTGTGAATGAAGAGAAGCTTTTGAGACGTGTTAAGTGGCAATACATGGTACTGGATGAGGCCCAAGCTATAAAAAGTTCAAGCAG CCAGCGCTGGAAAACTTTGCTGAGCTTTAACTGTAGAAATCGTTTACTTCTTACTGGGACACCAATACAGAACAATATGGCTGAGTTATGGGCGCTTCTTCATTTCATCATGCCCACTCTGTTTGACAGCCATGAACAGTTCAACGAGTGGTTCTCAAAGGG TATTGAGGGTCATGCTGAACATGGAGGAGCTTTGAATGAACATCAGCTTAGTCGGCTG CATGCTATATTGAAGCCCTTTATGCTCCGCCGGGTTAAGATTGATGTCATCGCCGAAATGACTGAAAAGAAAGAGGAAATTGTTCCCTGCAAATTGAGTTCTCGTCAGCAAGTCTTCTATCAAGCTATAAAGAATAAGATATCTCTTAACGAGTTGCTTGATGGAAGACGTGGCAATCTAAATGAAAAGAAGTTACTTAGCCTGATGAATATTGTCATGCAGCTACGCAAG GTCTGCAATCACCCAGAGCTGTTTGAGCGTAACGAGGGAAGCTCTTACTTTTACTTTGCTGATATCCCAAACTCTCTTCTTTCTCCCCCATTTGGGGAACTGCATGATGTACATTATGCAGGCAAGAGAAATCCAATAACGTTTGAG ATTCCAAAGTTAGTTTATGAAGGAATCATCTGCAACATGGAAATTTCTGGAAACGGTTGTGGATTTCGGAGTGGATATTTGAACAGGCTGTTTAATATATTTTTGCCCAGCAATATCCATTTTTCAGCCTTTCCGGAAGCTAATTCATCAAATGAGTCTGTTCTATCATCTGGTGCATTCGGCTTTATACGTTTAACGAATCTGTCCCCGGTTGAAGCTTCCTTCTTGGCCACTTGTTCATTGTTTGAGAGGCTAGCATTTTTAGCATTGCAATCAAATAGGAACTATGTTGAGGAAATTGTGGATGCATTCCTTGATTCAGAAGGTCCCGATCTCCAGTTCAGTCAGAATGATGTCATGAGAGTTCGTGCTGTTGCACGATTGTTGCTTTCTTCTACGAAGGCTGACCCCAGTTTGCTTAGAACAAAGATTAAGACTGGCCCTAGTGATAGCCCATATGAAGCACTGGTGCTTTCTCATCATGACAGGCTTGTCTCGAACATAAGGCTTCTTCGTTCAGCATATGCTTTTATTCCACCAGCTAGAGCCCCGCCA ATAAATGTGTGGTGTGCCGATCGAAATTTTGCCTACAAGTTTGCTGATGAGATGCATGATCCCTGGGCCAAGAAACTGTTCCTGGGATTTGCTCGTACTTCTGAGTTCAATGGTCCTAGACAACCAGTTGGTATTCATCCTCTAATACAAGAACTACATACTGATTTGCCCATCCCTGAGCCGATGCTGCAGCTACCCTATAGGATATTTGGGTCTTCTCCGCCTATGAGTAATTTTGATCCAGCTAAAATGCTAACT GATTCTGGGAAGCTCCACACCTTAGATATACTACTACGGCGCCTCCGAGCTGAAGGTCATCGTGTGCTCCTTTTTGCTCAGATGACTAAAATGTTGGACATTCTGGAG GATTACATGAATTTCAGAAAATTCAAGTACTTCAGACTCGATGGGTCTTCTGCAATCTCGGATCGCCGTGACATGGTCCGAGATTTCCAGAATAG GAATGATATATTTGTTTTCTTGTTAAGCACAAGAGCTGGGGGGCTTGGTATTAATTTGACTGCTGCTGATACagttattttttatgaaattgacTGGAATCCAACACAAGACCAGCAGGCAATGGATAGAACACACAGGCTTGGTCAGACAAAGGAG GTAACCGTGTACAGACTTATATGCAAAGATACTATTGAGGAGAAAATATTGCAAAGAGCAAAGCAGAAAAATGCAGTGCAAGAGTTGGTCATGAAGGGGAAACATGTCCAGGACGATCATCTGATGAAACAAGAGGATGTTGTTTCGTTACTTCTTGACGACACACAGATTGCACATAAGTTGAAAGAAATATCTATGCAG GCGAAGGAACGACTAAAGAAAAGACGAGCaaaggccatcaaggttgacaAAGAAGGAGATTTGACGCTCGAAGAGTTGGATGATACAACTGCAGAAGCTGTAGAACAAGATAACACAACCAGCAAAAAG AAAAAGAAGTCACACACGCAACCGAAGTCACATGATAACGACAATGTGGACAAGAATGCAGGCCCCCCTACGGGGGGTGATAATCCAGGGAGTGGTCACACAGAAAATGAACAGATTACTAAACCAAGGCCTAAAAGATCAAAAAGACTGATGAAGAGCATGAGTGATGATAAGGAGCCAGCTGCTGCCACTGTTCATGTGAAACAGGCAGATGAAGCGGAAAATGACACAACTCATGATTTTGATGGTACAGAAGAGGTGCAAGATCGGACTCCAGCCTAA